A single window of Onychomys torridus chromosome 8, mOncTor1.1, whole genome shotgun sequence DNA harbors:
- the Spsb3 gene encoding LOW QUALITY PROTEIN: SPRY domain-containing SOCS box protein 3 (The sequence of the model RefSeq protein was modified relative to this genomic sequence to represent the inferred CDS: inserted 2 bases in 1 codon; deleted 1 base in 1 codon): MQCGGGDCLRRGRNGKWVSARGASRWPQVSRAGPAXGPARGALTLQAVKPATFCSPAVAFGFLGGDLGARRQQHRRSEIREPLAREATSGPAEAERGRVPGRLRFIHWVPTVCSCAALSQPNCCGVLGAAALGPFVGGRGEVLSTMARRPRSSRAWHFVLSAARRDTDARTVALAGTTNWGYDSDGQHSDSDSDPEYSSLPPSIPSAVPVTGESFCDCEGQNEAAFCNSLHTTHRGKDCRCGEEDEDFDWVWDDLNKSSATLLSCDNRKVSFHMEYSCGTAAIRGTKELGDGQHFWEIKMTSPVYGTDMMVGIGTSDVDLDKYHHTFCSLLGRDEDSWGLSYTGLLHHKGDKTSFSSRFGQGSIIGVHLDTWHGTLTFFKNRKCIGVAATRLQNRRFYPMVCSTAAKSSMKVIRSCASSTSLQYLCCYRLRQLRPNSGDTLEGLPLPPGLKQVLHDKLGWVLSMNCSRLKSPVPASGTATAGAESPEARPCQRKRCRRS, encoded by the exons ATGCAGTGCGGGGGCGGGGATTGTTTGCGTCGCGGCCGGAACGGAAAGTGGGTCAGCGCCCGCGGAGCGAGC CGTTGGCCGCAGGTGAGCCGCGCCGGCCCGGC AGGCCCGGCGCGCGGCGCGCTGACCTTGCAGGCGGTCAAACCGGCCACCTTTTGTTCCCCGGCGGTGGCGTTCGGGTTTCTGGGCGGGGACCTCGGAGCCAGGCGCCAGCAGCATCGCCGTAGCGAGATCCGCGAGCCTCTGGCGAGGGAAGCAACCTCTGGCCCCGCGGAGGCCGAGCGCGGCCGCGTCCCGGGACGTCTCCGGTTCATTCATTGGGTTCCTACTGTGTGCTCCTGTGCGGCGCTCAGCCAGCCCAACTGCTGTGGAGTGCTGGGCGCGGCCGCGCTCGGCCCCTTTGTGGGTGGCCGGGGCGAG gtcCTCTCCACTATGGCCCGGCGTCCTCGGAGTAGCAGGGCATGGCACTTTGTTCTGAGTGCAGCCCGCCGAGACACAGATGCCCGAACCGTGGCTTTGGCAGGCACCACTAACTGGGGCTATGACTCTGATGGGCAG CACAGCGACTCAGACTCTGACCCTGAGTACTCTTCCCTGCCACCATCCATCCCCAGTGCCGTGCCTGTGACAGGAGAGTCCTTCTGTGACTGTGAGGGCCAGAATGAGGCTGCCTTCTGCAACAGTCTCCACACAACACACCGTGGCAAGGACTGCCGATGTGGTGAGGAGGACGAGG ATTTTGATTGGGTCTGGGATGACCTGAACAAGTCTTCAGCCACCTTGCTGAGCTGTGATAACCGCAAGGTCAGCTTTCACATGGAGTATAGCTGTGGCACTGCAGCCATCCGGGGCACTAAGGAGCTAGGGGATGGCCAACATTTCTGGGAAATCAAGATGACCTCTCCTGTGTATGGCACTGACATG ATGGTGGGCATTGGGACATCAGATGTAGACCTGGACAAGTATCACCACACATTCTGCAGCCTGCTTGGCAGGGATGAAGACAGCTGGGGCCTCTCCTACACTG GACTCCTCCATCACAAAGGGGACAAGACAAGCTTCTCGTCACGCTTCGGCCAGGGCTCTATTATTGGCGTACACTTGGACACCTGGCATGGGACACTGACCTTCTTCAAGAACAGGAAGTGCATAG GAGTGGCTGCCACTCGGCTGCAAAACAGAAGGTTCTACCCGATGGTGTGCTCCACAGCTGCCAAGAGCAGTATGAAAGTCATCCGCTCCTGTGCCAGCTCCACCTCCCTGCAATACCTGTGTTGCTATCGCCTGCGCCAGCTGCGGCCAAACTCGGGGGATACCCTGGAGGGCCTTCCCTTGCCACCTGGACTCAAGCAAGTGCTGCATGACAAGCTGGGCTGGGTCCTGAGCATGAACTGCAGCCGCCTGAAGTCCCCTGTACCTGCTTCGGGCACAGCCACAGCTGGTGCCGAGAGCCCTGAGGCCAGGCCCTGTCAGAGGAAGCGCTGCAGAAGAAGCTGA